The Rhodothermus profundi genome includes a window with the following:
- the casA gene encoding type I-E CRISPR-associated protein Cse1/CasA translates to MLRHSLLSDPLIHVRFRDETVRACTLPEVIVALLADTVLGFEVLQPHQQQAWHSFLVQLVAMAVARIMPGTFPEEANRWRRALLELAGGEEAAWYLVVSDLRRPAFLQPPVPEGSLEAASYRDDVQTPDQLDVLITSKNHDVKARRIVHPRPEHWLFALVTLQTMEGYHGQGNYGIVRMNGGYGNRPLVGLTRALTPGAHFRRDVEVLLEARPSFADRYNLDGHALLWLLPWDGKKHSGIPLESCDPYFIEVCRRIRFLEKAGRIVCWRANTRGPRIAAPKELKGITGDPWTPVERKKPRALTVSDSGFTYRLLQQVFLSGDYEPPVALSFRADERAGVYLVARTLVRGEGKTGGLHCRIVPVSRPAARWLSGSREQRATLARRAEQRVRLAAEVQRKVLYPALAALLSGGRDARVEQAQVAPWIEAFDRAVDSCFFDNLWASVEQDEETARRDWENFLLKEAQRQFAAAERSTPIASAHRWRARSRAHAIFEGNAREVLPYAFSV, encoded by the coding sequence ATGCTGCGGCATTCACTGTTAAGCGATCCCTTAATTCACGTGCGCTTCCGCGATGAGACGGTGCGAGCCTGTACGTTGCCGGAGGTGATTGTCGCGCTGCTGGCCGATACGGTGCTTGGCTTTGAAGTGCTGCAGCCGCACCAGCAACAGGCCTGGCACAGCTTTCTGGTGCAACTTGTCGCAATGGCTGTAGCGCGCATTATGCCGGGTACCTTTCCCGAGGAGGCCAACCGTTGGCGGCGTGCGTTGCTTGAGCTGGCCGGTGGCGAAGAGGCGGCCTGGTATCTGGTGGTGTCCGATCTCCGCCGTCCAGCCTTTCTGCAACCGCCTGTTCCGGAAGGCTCCCTGGAAGCAGCCAGCTACCGGGACGACGTGCAAACGCCGGATCAACTCGATGTGCTGATCACCTCGAAAAATCACGATGTAAAGGCCCGGCGCATCGTGCACCCCCGGCCTGAGCACTGGCTGTTTGCGCTGGTGACGCTGCAGACGATGGAGGGCTATCATGGCCAGGGTAACTACGGCATCGTACGCATGAATGGAGGGTATGGGAACCGTCCTCTGGTAGGGCTCACCAGAGCGCTTACGCCTGGGGCCCATTTTCGCCGTGACGTAGAGGTGCTGCTTGAGGCGCGTCCGTCGTTTGCCGATCGCTACAACTTGGACGGTCATGCGTTGCTCTGGCTGTTGCCCTGGGATGGAAAGAAGCATAGCGGTATTCCGCTCGAAAGCTGCGATCCGTATTTCATTGAAGTGTGTCGCCGAATCCGATTTCTGGAGAAAGCTGGGCGCATCGTGTGCTGGCGTGCCAACACCAGAGGGCCACGCATTGCAGCACCGAAGGAACTGAAGGGCATCACGGGTGACCCCTGGACGCCTGTGGAAAGAAAAAAGCCCCGGGCGCTGACCGTTAGCGATAGCGGCTTCACGTACCGGCTGCTCCAACAGGTCTTTCTCTCGGGCGATTATGAGCCGCCTGTAGCGCTTTCCTTTCGAGCGGATGAAAGGGCTGGTGTATACCTGGTAGCGCGTACCCTTGTGCGCGGTGAGGGAAAAACCGGTGGCTTGCACTGCCGGATCGTTCCGGTGTCGCGGCCGGCAGCGCGATGGCTCTCCGGATCCAGGGAGCAGCGCGCGACGCTGGCCCGCCGAGCTGAACAGCGCGTTCGCCTGGCTGCTGAGGTGCAGCGCAAGGTGCTCTATCCAGCCCTTGCTGCTTTGCTGAGCGGCGGGCGAGATGCCCGGGTGGAGCAGGCGCAGGTGGCACCGTGGATCGAAGCCTTCGACCGGGCGGTGGATAGCTGTTTTTTTGACAATCTCTGGGCTTCGGTGGAGCAGGATGAGGAAACAGCTCGGCGCGATTGGGAAAACTTCCTGCTGAAAGAAGCGCAGCGGCAGTTTGCCGCGGCTGAGCGCAGCACGCCCATCGCCTCTGCGCATCGCTGGCGGGCGCGCAGCCGGGCCCATGCGATCTTCGAGGGCAACGCCCGTGAGGTGTTGCCCTACGCCTTTTCGGTCTAA
- the casB gene encoding type I-E CRISPR-associated protein Cse2/CasB: protein MTTPIRTEAPSITRGQAVGKVAGLLASEALSAGERAELRRAALEAPFTPALWRVLFYLQDEGAPVRIGDEADERRWATLLISMAHCVDPRRNLHDYQVPLGRALADAGWSELRFTQLLRARGLQLAIFLRRMAQYLSAREQPANWADVAELLFEQTGERADAVRLRIARAYYARRYQQEGEVP from the coding sequence ATGACTACGCCGATTCGAACCGAAGCACCGTCGATTACGCGTGGCCAGGCCGTCGGCAAGGTAGCCGGATTACTGGCCTCGGAGGCGCTTTCGGCTGGAGAGCGTGCCGAACTACGACGGGCAGCTCTTGAAGCACCGTTCACGCCCGCCCTGTGGAGGGTGCTGTTCTACCTGCAGGATGAAGGGGCGCCCGTACGTATTGGTGACGAAGCAGACGAGCGCCGCTGGGCCACGCTGCTCATAAGCATGGCCCATTGCGTCGATCCACGCCGGAATCTGCACGATTATCAGGTTCCACTCGGACGCGCCCTGGCCGACGCCGGATGGTCCGAACTGCGGTTCACTCAGCTCCTCCGGGCCCGAGGGCTGCAGCTTGCCATCTTTCTCCGGAGAATGGCCCAATACCTTTCGGCCAGAGAGCAGCCAGCGAACTGGGCAGACGTAGCGGAGCTGCTCTTTGAGCAAACAGGCGAACGCGCCGATGCTGTCCGGCTGCGTATTGCTCGGGCTTACTACGCCCGGCGCTATCAGCAAGAAGGCGAGGTTCCCTGA
- a CDS encoding SHOCT domain-containing protein → MELLIFWIIMGAVVGIIANSKGKNWFPWFLYGALIWPVALTHIIVTKSEKQETATTPTAKEVQSDLVDKLAKLAELKEKGVITEEEFQEQKRKLLGEG, encoded by the coding sequence ATGGAGCTGCTGATTTTCTGGATCATCATGGGTGCAGTTGTTGGCATTATTGCCAATAGTAAGGGGAAAAACTGGTTCCCTTGGTTTCTCTATGGGGCACTGATATGGCCGGTGGCTTTGACGCACATCATCGTCACCAAGAGCGAAAAACAGGAAACCGCCACGACGCCCACGGCCAAGGAGGTCCAGAGTGACCTGGTAGACAAGCTGGCCAAACTGGCTGAATTAAAGGAAAAGGGCGTAATTACCGAAGAAGAATTCCAGGAGCAGAAAAGGAAGTTGCTGGGGGAGGGTTGA
- a CDS encoding DUF488 domain-containing protein, translating to MTKKIYSIGYEKKDLNEFINILKSRDINVLLDVREIPWSRKKGFSKNQLNEVLKAHGITYIHAQFAGNPSYIRKTASSRKECLDRYRDFIKDNYSIIYKLIDEITTIVHQNKNAIVCIMCYESNHKECHRDILLSELLKTKKVDDLQIIHL from the coding sequence ATGACTAAAAAGATATATTCCATAGGTTACGAAAAAAAGGATCTTAACGAGTTTATCAACATATTAAAAAGCAGAGACATAAATGTTTTATTAGATGTGAGAGAAATACCCTGGAGTAGAAAAAAAGGATTTAGCAAAAATCAATTAAATGAGGTACTTAAAGCACATGGAATTACCTATATACATGCTCAATTTGCCGGTAATCCTTCATACATAAGGAAAACCGCCTCAAGCAGAAAAGAATGTTTGGATAGATACAGAGACTTTATAAAAGATAACTATAGCATAATTTATAAACTTATTGATGAGATAACAACCATTGTTCATCAAAACAAAAATGCTATAGTATGTATAATGTGCTATGAGTCCAATCATAAAGAATGCCACCGAGATATTTTACTATCAGAACTACTCAAAACAAAGAAAGTTGATGATCTCCAGATAATTCATCTTTAG
- the cas6e gene encoding type I-E CRISPR-associated protein Cas6/Cse3/CasE yields MKDSALPQTRAGTMPFYMVQLWLDVRRLYELGRMLGLLRMRRPVNLPYLVHCALGELFQQQAPRPFSVENENQSGRWIRVLGYADVPWEVLQELAKGFASPAVYAICSWERGASKPMPTLFPPGTRLAFAVRVCPVVRKASAGRSSRGRTWKKGQELDVFLDAAWNQPDARLDRESVYVAWLRRQMARSEKGGARLESVRITRFSIERMIRRMQGAQRSVTVIQRPDVTFEGVLTVTSSEAFLRMLRRGIGRHTSFGYGMLKLRRA; encoded by the coding sequence ATGAAGGATAGCGCTTTGCCTCAGACCCGGGCCGGAACCATGCCGTTTTACATGGTGCAGCTCTGGCTCGACGTCCGGCGCCTGTATGAACTGGGCCGCATGCTCGGTCTTTTACGGATGCGCCGACCGGTAAATTTGCCCTATCTGGTACACTGTGCGCTGGGTGAACTTTTTCAGCAACAGGCTCCCCGACCATTTTCTGTGGAAAATGAAAATCAGAGCGGTCGCTGGATTCGGGTGCTCGGCTATGCGGATGTGCCGTGGGAAGTGCTCCAGGAGCTTGCTAAAGGTTTTGCCAGTCCGGCTGTTTATGCCATCTGTAGCTGGGAGCGCGGTGCTTCAAAGCCGATGCCTACCTTGTTTCCTCCAGGGACCCGGTTAGCCTTTGCAGTGCGGGTCTGTCCGGTGGTGCGAAAGGCTTCGGCCGGGCGATCATCTCGCGGACGGACCTGGAAAAAAGGCCAGGAACTGGATGTGTTTCTCGATGCCGCATGGAACCAGCCCGATGCTAGGCTGGATCGCGAGTCGGTCTATGTAGCATGGCTTCGACGTCAAATGGCCCGGTCTGAGAAAGGGGGGGCTCGGCTTGAAAGTGTCCGTATAACCCGTTTTTCCATTGAGCGGATGATCCGACGGATGCAGGGAGCGCAGCGTTCGGTAACGGTGATTCAGCGTCCGGACGTCACCTTCGAAGGAGTGCTGACCGTTACCAGCAGCGAAGCATTCTTGCGGATGCTACGTCGAGGAATTGGGCGGCACACAAGCTTTGGTTATGGCATGCTTAAGCTGCGACGAGCCTGA
- a CDS encoding CRISPR-associated helicase/endonuclease Cas3: MQGAPAPSQFWAKLKYEQGHIVAWHPLVAHAADVAAVVEALLQQTLLRRRLATLIGWDDLTEVHVARLAVLAALHDAGKANHGFQDQAFVPHSKSPGHVRPVVEMLCADEPIQWLEPLGIRAMASWFASEEVFYHFLLATWGHHGRPVVPEGDFRAYLWRPNARRNPQEAWRRLAELVHQWFPDAFQSEGRPFPENPRLQHAFNGLLTLADWIGSDTRFFPYAEETADPMLPIERARKGARQAVQVLFLESTLGREALGAEPVGFRGVIEAGTPYPIQQACYDLPVYRQGSLTILESDTGSGKTEAAVARFLRLYQEGLVDGMYFALPTRSAASQIHRRITAIIRRIFPEEGRPPVILAVPGYLRVDDQESVRLPDFGVLWDDEAMHYRGWAAEHPKRYLAGPVVVGTIDQVLLAGLQVSHAHMRAAALLRHFLVIDEVHASDAYMTALLERVLRYHLAAGGHALLMSATLGATARMHYVTGGHGTLPSLEAAQNLPYPLLTHVDATRRQPPTMVSAASSGREKRVTMRLAPIADKPEKIARLALQHARAGARVLIIRNRVEDCLAAQQALEAAAGDDRSLLLTCNGQPVPHHSRYAPEDRRALDAAIEAAFGKESSRRGIVAVCTQTVEQSLDIDADLLITDLCPIDVLLQRIGRLHRHERSRPQGYEDARCLVLTPAQRDLSDSICNNGEAYGPQGLGTVYPDLRVIEATWRVLEQRPVWQLPRDNRRLVEQATHPAVLQQIVQEKGERWEAHQRKILGQEAADRYVPEITGLHFDRPFGTHPFGQDIAPRTRLGDDDYRVELSRPTKGPFGQPVEVLPVPSWMIGGELPPSPQVSNVMPFKGGLRFEVAGVWFRYDRLGLRRDA, encoded by the coding sequence ATGCAGGGAGCACCGGCCCCTTCGCAGTTCTGGGCGAAGCTTAAGTACGAACAGGGGCATATTGTGGCCTGGCATCCCCTGGTTGCTCACGCGGCCGACGTGGCCGCCGTTGTTGAGGCGTTGCTGCAGCAGACACTGCTCCGGCGACGGCTGGCCACATTGATTGGATGGGATGATCTGACGGAAGTGCACGTGGCACGGCTGGCCGTGTTGGCTGCATTGCACGATGCCGGCAAGGCCAATCACGGCTTTCAGGATCAGGCTTTTGTCCCGCATTCAAAGAGTCCAGGGCACGTTCGCCCGGTTGTTGAAATGCTCTGTGCTGATGAACCTATCCAGTGGCTGGAACCGCTCGGGATACGAGCAATGGCTTCCTGGTTTGCTTCGGAAGAGGTCTTCTACCATTTCTTGCTGGCAACGTGGGGACATCACGGACGGCCAGTGGTGCCGGAAGGGGATTTTCGGGCGTACCTCTGGCGGCCCAACGCGCGTCGCAATCCCCAGGAGGCCTGGCGCCGTCTGGCCGAACTTGTGCACCAGTGGTTTCCAGACGCTTTCCAATCGGAGGGCAGACCCTTTCCGGAAAATCCGCGCCTGCAACACGCATTCAACGGCCTTCTGACGCTGGCAGACTGGATCGGCTCGGATACGCGCTTTTTTCCTTATGCCGAGGAGACAGCAGATCCGATGCTTCCGATTGAGCGAGCGCGGAAGGGAGCTCGGCAGGCGGTACAGGTACTCTTTCTGGAATCCACGCTCGGACGGGAAGCGCTGGGCGCAGAGCCCGTGGGATTTCGCGGAGTGATTGAGGCGGGTACACCTTATCCTATCCAGCAGGCCTGCTATGACCTTCCGGTGTACCGCCAGGGGAGCCTGACCATTCTGGAATCGGACACGGGTTCGGGAAAGACCGAGGCAGCCGTGGCGCGTTTTCTCCGTCTGTACCAGGAAGGCCTGGTCGACGGGATGTATTTCGCCTTGCCCACCCGCAGCGCGGCTTCGCAGATCCATCGGCGCATTACCGCAATCATCCGACGCATTTTTCCAGAAGAAGGGCGGCCTCCTGTAATTTTAGCCGTGCCGGGCTATCTACGCGTTGACGATCAGGAGTCGGTGCGCCTGCCAGACTTTGGCGTGCTCTGGGACGACGAAGCGATGCATTATCGCGGATGGGCGGCCGAACACCCCAAGCGGTATCTGGCCGGTCCTGTTGTGGTAGGAACTATTGATCAGGTGCTGCTGGCTGGGCTTCAGGTCAGCCACGCGCACATGCGGGCCGCAGCGCTGCTGCGCCATTTTCTGGTAATCGACGAAGTGCATGCCTCGGACGCTTACATGACGGCGCTGCTGGAGCGGGTGCTGAGGTATCATCTGGCAGCCGGTGGGCATGCGCTGCTCATGTCGGCTACGCTGGGGGCAACGGCTCGCATGCATTACGTGACAGGAGGGCATGGGACACTGCCATCTCTTGAAGCAGCCCAAAACCTCCCCTATCCTTTGCTGACGCATGTGGATGCCACCCGCCGCCAGCCTCCTACTATGGTGTCTGCTGCATCGTCCGGACGGGAGAAGCGGGTAACGATGCGTCTGGCACCGATCGCCGATAAGCCAGAAAAAATCGCCAGACTGGCCCTGCAACACGCCCGTGCCGGGGCACGGGTACTGATCATCCGCAACCGGGTGGAAGACTGTCTGGCTGCGCAGCAGGCCCTCGAAGCAGCGGCTGGCGACGACCGTTCGTTGCTGCTGACCTGCAATGGCCAGCCTGTGCCACATCACAGCCGCTACGCCCCGGAGGATCGCCGAGCGCTGGACGCCGCGATTGAGGCAGCCTTTGGCAAAGAAAGCTCCAGGCGGGGCATCGTGGCTGTTTGCACGCAAACAGTGGAGCAGAGCCTGGACATTGATGCCGATCTGCTGATCACGGACCTGTGTCCGATCGACGTGTTGCTGCAGCGAATCGGACGGCTGCATCGACATGAGCGTTCCCGTCCTCAGGGCTACGAGGATGCGCGGTGTCTGGTGCTGACGCCAGCGCAACGCGATCTGAGCGACAGCATTTGCAATAATGGGGAAGCGTATGGTCCGCAGGGGCTGGGGACTGTCTACCCGGATCTCCGTGTAATTGAGGCAACCTGGCGCGTGCTAGAGCAGCGTCCTGTATGGCAGCTCCCCCGGGATAACCGCCGCCTGGTCGAGCAGGCAACCCATCCGGCTGTTTTGCAGCAGATCGTTCAGGAAAAAGGCGAGCGCTGGGAGGCCCATCAGCGCAAAATTCTGGGCCAGGAAGCAGCCGACCGCTATGTGCCCGAAATAACCGGGCTTCACTTTGACCGGCCCTTTGGCACGCATCCCTTCGGGCAGGATATTGCGCCGCGCACGCGTCTGGGCGATGATGATTATCGCGTCGAACTATCCAGACCTACAAAAGGACCATTTGGCCAGCCGGTCGAGGTCTTACCAGTTCCTTCCTGGATGATTGGCGGCGAGCTGCCCCCAAGTCCACAAGTCTCGAACGTGATGCCCTTCAAGGGCGGATTGCGTTTCGAGGTTGCCGGCGTCTGGTTCCGGTACGACCGGCTCGGACTTCGACGAGATGCGTAG
- the cas7e gene encoding type I-E CRISPR-associated protein Cas7/Cse4/CasC, which produces MVPAFVQIHTLTAYPAALLNRDDAGFAKRLPFGGVTRTRISSQCLKYHWRNFAGEHALYGIDVPRSVRSRETFKRLIARPLVEEGYPLRLVVAFALHLQQLIVSDEALSRADFNRLMRDEADDEALLDRLKSNQLIVLGRPEVDYLRRIIRERLDALREVWENASTPLSGEQLEQVYQELQAIGKGDLRQNLRGLRLAAGLDAALFGRMATSDVLARGDAAIHVAHAFTTHAEESESDYFTAVDELVVQDGEGELGSGHLNNQELTSGLFYSYVVVDVPLLVSNLEGVPRTDWQQADRTLAAEVVQRLLHLIATVSPGAKLGSTAPHAYAQFMLVEWGRSQPRTLANAFHRPVPLNGEGVLINSYRALGRYVEQMDRMYGKLTERRLAAIDLPEEVRCQLQVDALHSIPEIANWVAEKIREGA; this is translated from the coding sequence ATGGTACCCGCATTCGTTCAGATCCACACCCTGACGGCGTATCCCGCCGCGCTGCTCAACCGGGACGACGCTGGATTTGCCAAGCGCCTGCCCTTCGGGGGGGTTACACGCACCCGGATTTCCTCGCAGTGTCTGAAGTACCACTGGCGCAATTTCGCCGGGGAACATGCCCTCTATGGGATCGACGTGCCTCGCTCCGTGCGATCACGCGAGACGTTTAAACGACTGATTGCCAGACCCCTTGTTGAGGAAGGATATCCGTTGCGGCTGGTCGTTGCCTTCGCATTGCATCTGCAGCAGTTGATCGTTTCAGACGAAGCGCTGAGCAGAGCCGACTTCAACAGGCTGATGCGCGACGAAGCGGACGACGAAGCGCTGCTGGACCGGCTCAAATCGAACCAGCTCATTGTCCTGGGCCGGCCGGAAGTCGATTATCTGCGCCGGATCATCCGGGAGCGGCTGGATGCCCTGCGCGAGGTGTGGGAAAACGCGTCAACGCCGCTTTCCGGGGAGCAGTTGGAGCAGGTATATCAGGAGCTGCAGGCCATCGGCAAGGGCGATCTACGGCAGAATCTCAGAGGGTTGAGGCTGGCAGCCGGACTGGATGCGGCGCTGTTCGGGCGTATGGCTACGAGCGACGTGCTGGCTCGGGGCGACGCTGCCATTCACGTAGCGCACGCGTTCACGACGCACGCGGAAGAAAGCGAAAGCGACTACTTTACGGCGGTAGATGAGCTGGTAGTCCAGGACGGTGAAGGCGAGCTAGGCAGCGGGCATCTCAACAATCAGGAGCTGACCAGTGGTCTGTTTTACAGCTACGTAGTGGTGGACGTGCCGTTGCTGGTTTCAAACCTGGAAGGAGTGCCGCGCACGGACTGGCAGCAGGCCGATCGCACGCTGGCCGCCGAAGTTGTGCAGCGGTTGCTGCATCTGATCGCTACCGTTTCGCCGGGAGCCAAGCTGGGTTCGACCGCGCCGCATGCCTACGCCCAGTTTATGCTGGTGGAATGGGGGCGGTCTCAGCCGCGCACGCTGGCCAATGCTTTCCACAGGCCCGTACCACTGAATGGCGAAGGCGTGCTGATCAACAGCTACCGCGCCCTGGGAAGATACGTCGAGCAGATGGATCGAATGTATGGTAAGCTGACGGAACGTCGCCTGGCAGCTATCGACCTACCTGAAGAGGTGCGCTGCCAGCTCCAGGTGGATGCGCTGCACTCCATACCGGAAATTGCCAACTGGGTCGCCGAAAAGATCCGGGAAGGTGCATGA
- the cas5e gene encoding type I-E CRISPR-associated protein Cas5/CasD, with protein MMEVILLRFDAPLMSFGAPIVDQYGFIQPYPALSMMAGLLANALGYEHAETARLERLQERLRYAVREDRRGQPLRDYQTVDLSQPFMQDNRAWTTRGVLEKRMGGAARTGTHIRLRDYWADAVYTVALTLEPADASPTLVDLEQALRFPARPLFIGRKPCLPAAPLFLQRMEAASLLEALQRAPLDRRADSGPMYRVWWQVHPDDPPPGGDVRENRRWPVTDRRDWANQIHVGSRWIAMGELSIHTAEGRHEG; from the coding sequence ATGATGGAGGTCATTCTGTTGCGCTTTGATGCGCCGCTGATGAGTTTTGGGGCGCCCATTGTGGATCAGTATGGATTTATCCAGCCCTATCCGGCGCTTTCCATGATGGCCGGTCTGTTGGCCAATGCGCTGGGCTATGAGCATGCCGAAACGGCCCGTCTGGAGCGTCTGCAGGAGCGCCTCCGCTACGCCGTGCGCGAAGACCGGCGCGGCCAACCGTTGCGGGACTACCAGACGGTAGATCTGTCGCAGCCGTTTATGCAAGATAATCGGGCCTGGACCACGCGGGGAGTGCTGGAGAAGCGAATGGGAGGTGCTGCCCGCACGGGTACGCATATTCGCTTGCGCGATTACTGGGCCGACGCGGTGTATACCGTTGCCCTCACGCTCGAACCAGCGGATGCGTCGCCTACGCTGGTGGATCTTGAACAGGCCCTGCGCTTCCCGGCCCGGCCGCTGTTTATCGGTCGCAAGCCCTGTTTGCCGGCTGCGCCGCTTTTTCTGCAGCGTATGGAGGCCGCCAGCTTACTGGAGGCTTTGCAACGTGCCCCGCTGGATAGGCGGGCTGACTCGGGGCCAATGTACCGCGTCTGGTGGCAGGTTCACCCCGACGATCCGCCTCCAGGCGGGGATGTTCGGGAGAACCGGCGATGGCCGGTTACCGATCGACGCGACTGGGCCAACCAGATCCACGTAGGTAGCCGTTGGATTGCCATGGGAGAACTGTCCATCCATACCGCCGAAGGACGCCATGAAGGATAG
- a CDS encoding CdiA C-terminal domain-containing protein, with the protein MERSIPHVRLAALEDLQTAAEVLRWAGADVARAASRIQEALLRELTVLLARDAPRRELERTARRHLERIIRRGERYMFTVANTALAGLDRIQSFSDAKQAGIQRFRYVGPPPIRRFCKEHYGKIYTLEEIKKLDNGQGLPVWIYGGGYNCRHRWVAVVEPLAADKIDPSQLRRMYRSASGAGVYVFPTTKPLAHELKLARMLAERLRKDVIFIPPSGAERTADALVGDEYWEFKTITTKAKNLFNAAYQHLREAKKKTNLHVVALFVDRKVDKNDIERIFKGIRLAVARDEKERIRKIYIIFEEERIIELFRQIILEKRLHEILDEIGI; encoded by the coding sequence GTGGAAAGAAGCATTCCGCATGTACGACTGGCTGCGCTTGAGGACCTGCAGACCGCTGCCGAGGTTCTGCGATGGGCCGGGGCGGACGTGGCCCGGGCCGCCTCGCGTATTCAGGAAGCACTTCTGCGGGAGCTGACGGTCCTGCTCGCTCGAGATGCTCCGCGCCGGGAGCTGGAACGCACGGCTCGCCGCCATTTGGAGCGCATCATTCGCCGCGGGGAGCGCTACATGTTCACCGTGGCCAACACGGCGCTGGCTGGCCTCGATCGCATCCAGTCCTTTTCCGATGCGAAGCAGGCCGGTATTCAGCGCTTCCGCTACGTGGGACCGCCACCCATCCGGCGGTTCTGCAAGGAACACTACGGCAAGATCTACACACTGGAAGAGATCAAAAAGCTCGACAACGGCCAGGGACTGCCGGTCTGGATCTACGGCGGCGGGTACAACTGCCGCCATCGCTGGGTCGCGGTGGTCGAGCCGCTTGCCGCAGATAAAATCGATCCGTCGCAGCTTCGCCGGATGTATCGGAGCGCAAGCGGGGCCGGCGTGTATGTGTTTCCTACCACCAAGCCGCTGGCGCACGAACTGAAACTGGCCCGGATGCTTGCCGAGCGCCTGAGAAAGGACGTGATTTTCATCCCGCCAAGCGGTGCGGAACGGACTGCCGATGCGCTGGTAGGTGACGAGTACTGGGAGTTCAAGACGATCACCACGAAGGCAAAGAACCTGTTCAACGCCGCCTATCAGCATTTAAGAGAGGCAAAGAAAAAAACCAATTTACATGTGGTCGCTTTATTTGTTGATCGAAAGGTAGATAAAAATGATATAGAAAGAATTTTCAAAGGCATCAGGTTAGCCGTTGCGCGTGATGAAAAGGAACGAATTCGGAAGATCTACATAATATTTGAGGAGGAAAGAATTATCGAACTGTTCAGGCAGATTATATTGGAAAAGAGGCTTCATGAAATCCTTGATGAAATCGGAATATGA
- the cas1e gene encoding type I-E CRISPR-associated endonuclease Cas1e yields the protein MVFKGRLGLETARVPQADRHGLLWLERGRLSAEDGTLVFTTAGTDRLAAGTYNIPLQQVSNILLGPGTVVSHDALRLLARQQTGLLAVGADGVRLYAVSMPFGPDRSERARRHARLWADEAARLEVARAMYAIRLGGQLPPYIQDLNTLRGIEGARVKESYRQLARQFRIDWQGRRYDRQRPELNDLMNNAINHAAVAVYAAARIAVAVTGTIPQLGFIHEASGHAFALDIADLFRTTITIPVAFRAVRQFTTEGGHDIESVTRTLAGRTLQQEEVIPRMIDHIKALIDEHDNRRDP from the coding sequence ATGGTCTTCAAAGGACGTCTTGGCCTTGAGACGGCGCGAGTGCCTCAGGCCGATCGGCATGGACTCCTGTGGCTGGAACGAGGACGTCTGAGCGCTGAAGATGGGACGCTCGTGTTTACTACGGCGGGGACTGATCGGCTGGCAGCCGGTACGTACAATATACCATTACAGCAGGTCTCTAATATCTTGTTGGGGCCAGGCACAGTGGTCAGCCACGATGCACTGCGGTTGCTGGCCCGGCAGCAGACCGGATTGCTGGCTGTCGGAGCTGACGGCGTGCGTCTTTACGCTGTCAGCATGCCGTTTGGCCCAGACCGTTCAGAGCGAGCGCGTCGGCATGCACGTCTGTGGGCTGACGAAGCAGCGCGACTGGAGGTCGCGCGAGCCATGTACGCCATTCGTCTCGGTGGTCAATTGCCACCGTATATCCAGGATTTAAACACACTACGCGGAATCGAAGGGGCGCGTGTGAAGGAAAGCTACCGGCAGCTAGCCCGTCAGTTCAGGATTGACTGGCAAGGCCGTCGGTACGACCGGCAACGTCCAGAGCTAAATGACCTAATGAACAACGCGATCAATCATGCTGCGGTTGCGGTTTATGCGGCTGCCCGAATTGCTGTAGCGGTAACGGGTACGATTCCCCAGCTTGGATTTATCCATGAGGCCTCAGGGCATGCTTTTGCGCTTGATATTGCCGATCTATTTCGAACTACCATTACGATACCGGTTGCTTTTCGAGCGGTGCGACAATTCACGACAGAAGGGGGACACGATATTGAGTCGGTAACCCGCACGCTGGCGGGCCGCACGCTGCAGCAAGAAGAGGTAATTCCGCGCATGATCGATCATATTAAAGCGCTGATTGACGAACATGACAATCGCCGTGACCCGTAA
- the cas2e gene encoding type I-E CRISPR-associated endoribonuclease Cas2e — MTIAVTRNTPGRFRGFLASCMLEIAPGVYVAPRMPRDVRERVWQVLLSWAELIPPDGGVVLLWRNRKAPSGLDMRLLGWPKKELVEYEGLWLAWRGLTTAHDVEELARLVQAEEPPLEAGDPVLRLMEGLNLDEAEGPAS, encoded by the coding sequence ATGACAATCGCCGTGACCCGTAACACACCTGGGCGTTTCCGAGGCTTCCTGGCTTCCTGCATGCTGGAAATAGCGCCGGGCGTATATGTAGCACCTCGAATGCCCCGAGATGTGCGCGAGCGCGTCTGGCAGGTTCTGCTATCCTGGGCCGAGCTGATTCCGCCGGATGGTGGCGTAGTGCTGCTCTGGCGCAACCGAAAGGCGCCTTCTGGGCTCGACATGCGGCTGTTGGGCTGGCCGAAAAAGGAATTGGTGGAGTACGAGGGATTGTGGCTGGCGTGGCGTGGGCTGACGACTGCGCACGACGTGGAAGAACTGGCAAGGTTGGTCCAGGCTGAGGAGCCACCTCTGGAAGCAGGCGATCCGGTTCTGCGTCTGATGGAAGGACTAAACCTGGATGAAGCAGAAGGGCCCGCTTCATAA